Proteins co-encoded in one Ruegeria sp. YS9 genomic window:
- a CDS encoding heme NO-binding domain-containing protein, protein MHGLINRAIQSFVCATYGRSCWLRVTDAARLGFVEFEAMLVYDDDMTSKVMEALSADLDRPQAEVFEDLGTYLVSHPNMEGLRRLLRFGGVSYVEFLHSLDDLADRVRLAVSDLTLPTLELRELSATEFQLSCSPGLPGYSNVMVGVLRAMADDYGALVMLSHEGQQQGSDVISIMLVESAFAEGRHFDLGARNG, encoded by the coding sequence ATGCATGGTCTGATCAATCGGGCGATACAGTCCTTTGTCTGTGCGACCTACGGGCGATCCTGCTGGTTGCGCGTGACCGACGCCGCGCGGCTGGGGTTTGTCGAGTTTGAAGCCATGCTCGTCTATGACGATGACATGACGTCCAAGGTAATGGAGGCGCTGAGTGCCGACCTCGATCGGCCGCAAGCCGAAGTCTTTGAGGACTTGGGAACGTATCTCGTGTCTCACCCGAATATGGAAGGGCTGCGCCGCCTTCTCAGGTTTGGCGGCGTCAGCTATGTCGAGTTTCTTCATTCGCTCGACGATCTGGCGGACCGCGTACGGCTGGCGGTGTCTGATTTGACCTTGCCGACCTTGGAACTGAGAGAGCTGTCAGCCACGGAATTTCAACTGAGTTGTTCCCCGGGCCTGCCCGGGTACTCCAATGTCATGGTTGGGGTCCTGCGCGCAATGGCGGATGACTATGGTGCGCTGGTGATGCTGTCACACGAGGGGCAGCAGCAAGGGAGTGACGTCATTTCCATCATGTTGGTTGAAAGCGCATTTGCTGAGGGGCGGCATTTTGATCTGGGGGCTCGGAACGGATGA
- a CDS encoding HAD family hydrolase, giving the protein MPIDAIIFDKDGTLFDFANTWGEFGRSMLLRLSNGDEDRATELGRVIGYDFEQGKYTEDSIVIAATVEEIAEVLIAHVDGVILQEIIDLMNSEAASAPQVPAVPLVPFLEGLQNAGIKLGVATNDSEHPALQHLESVGVRGHFDFVAGYDSGHGFKPGPGQLLAFAAHIGVEPSRIAMVGDSLHDLQAGRAAGMTTIGVLTGLAEADALAPMADVILPDIGHIPEWLTKI; this is encoded by the coding sequence ATGCCGATAGATGCGATCATCTTTGACAAAGATGGCACGCTGTTTGACTTTGCAAATACGTGGGGAGAGTTCGGACGCTCCATGCTGTTGCGCCTTTCCAACGGGGACGAAGATCGCGCGACCGAGCTTGGCCGTGTCATCGGATATGATTTCGAGCAAGGGAAATATACCGAAGACAGCATTGTAATCGCCGCCACGGTCGAGGAAATCGCAGAGGTTCTGATTGCCCATGTCGACGGCGTGATCTTGCAGGAGATCATCGATTTGATGAACTCCGAGGCCGCCTCGGCCCCGCAGGTGCCCGCGGTGCCATTGGTTCCTTTCCTGGAAGGTCTGCAAAATGCCGGAATAAAGCTGGGCGTTGCGACGAATGACAGTGAACATCCCGCTTTGCAGCATCTCGAATCTGTCGGGGTAAGGGGGCATTTCGATTTCGTCGCCGGGTATGACAGCGGTCACGGGTTCAAGCCGGGACCGGGCCAGTTGCTGGCCTTTGCCGCCCATATCGGGGTCGAGCCATCTCGTATCGCGATGGTGGGTGACAGCCTTCATGACTTGCAGGCCGGGCGCGCTGCTGGGATGACCACGATCGGTGTTTTGACCGGTTTGGCCGAGGCCGATGCATTGGCTCCGATGGCGGATGTGATTTTGCCGGATATCGGACATATTCCCGAATGGTTGACCAAAATTTGA
- a CDS encoding trimethylamine methyltransferase family protein: MAETKTRKRRGGGRAGAAARRGSAAIDQMPWDPPVNIDRPTEPLDQAGIEAIHEGAMRILEEIGIEFYNEEAIGILREAGCTIDGDNVRMGRDFVMEMIAKAPSRFSITPRNLDRKIEIGGKNILFGNVSSPPNYWDMEIGKKVPGNREMCRNLLKLTQYFNSIHFAGGYPVEPVDIHASVRHLDVLYDKLTLTDKAMHAYSLGKERVEDVMEMVRIAGGLSHEEFEAAPRMYTNINSTSPLKHDHPMIDGCLRLARRGQAIVVTPFTLAGAMAPVTMAGAVAQSLAEALCAIALFQYVRPGIPCVIGTFTSNVDMKSGAPAFGTPEYMRSTQMTGQMARFYGLPMRSSGVCAANVPDGQSVWETSNSLWAAVQSGTNMVYHAAGWLEGGLIASPEKFIMDCEILQQIQRYMDPELTATGPDEIALDAIRAVGNDGHFFGIQHTQDRYTTAFYQPFLSDWKNYEGWEVAGGIWTAERAHHMFKEIISSFEAPPMDEGIREELAAFVERRKAEGGAPTDF, encoded by the coding sequence ATGGCCGAGACCAAGACACGCAAGCGCCGCGGAGGAGGGCGTGCAGGGGCGGCTGCGCGCAGAGGCAGTGCAGCGATTGACCAGATGCCCTGGGATCCGCCGGTCAATATCGATCGACCTACGGAACCTTTGGATCAGGCCGGCATCGAAGCGATCCATGAAGGGGCGATGCGGATCCTCGAAGAGATCGGGATCGAGTTTTACAACGAAGAGGCAATAGGCATCCTGCGCGAAGCCGGTTGTACCATCGACGGCGACAATGTCCGCATGGGGCGGGACTTTGTCATGGAGATGATCGCCAAGGCTCCCAGCCGGTTTTCGATCACCCCTCGCAATCTGGATCGCAAGATCGAAATCGGGGGGAAGAACATCCTGTTCGGCAACGTCTCTTCCCCGCCGAACTACTGGGACATGGAGATCGGGAAAAAAGTGCCGGGCAATCGCGAGATGTGCCGGAATCTTCTGAAGCTGACGCAATACTTCAACAGCATCCATTTCGCGGGCGGATACCCGGTCGAGCCGGTCGATATCCATGCCAGCGTCCGTCATCTGGACGTGCTGTACGACAAGCTGACCCTGACCGACAAGGCGATGCACGCCTATTCGCTGGGCAAGGAACGGGTCGAAGATGTCATGGAAATGGTGCGCATTGCAGGCGGTTTGAGCCACGAAGAGTTCGAAGCCGCGCCGCGCATGTACACCAATATCAACTCAACCTCGCCGCTGAAACACGATCACCCGATGATAGACGGGTGTCTGCGCCTGGCGCGGCGCGGTCAGGCGATTGTAGTCACGCCCTTTACGCTGGCCGGGGCCATGGCACCCGTAACCATGGCGGGTGCCGTGGCGCAGTCCCTGGCCGAGGCGCTGTGCGCCATTGCGCTGTTCCAATATGTGCGCCCGGGTATCCCTTGTGTGATCGGTACCTTCACGTCGAATGTGGACATGAAGTCCGGCGCGCCGGCCTTTGGAACACCGGAATACATGCGTTCGACCCAGATGACCGGCCAGATGGCGCGGTTCTATGGTTTGCCCATGCGGTCTTCGGGTGTTTGTGCGGCAAATGTGCCGGACGGCCAGTCGGTGTGGGAGACTTCGAACTCGCTTTGGGCAGCCGTGCAATCGGGCACCAATATGGTTTACCACGCAGCCGGTTGGCTTGAGGGCGGACTGATCGCCAGCCCGGAAAAGTTCATCATGGACTGCGAAATCCTACAGCAAATTCAACGCTATATGGACCCCGAGTTGACCGCCACAGGGCCGGACGAGATTGCCCTGGATGCGATCAGGGCAGTCGGCAATGACGGCCATTTCTTCGGCATTCAGCATACGCAGGATCGCTATACCACGGCGTTCTATCAACCCTTCCTGAGTGACTGGAAAAACTATGAAGGATGGGAGGTCGCCGGCGGTATCTGGACCGCAGAACGCGCGCATCACATGTTCAAGGAGATCATCTCAAGCTTTGAAGCCCCCCCGATGGATGAAGGTATTCGCGAGGAACTGGCCGCTTTTGTCGAACGCCGCAAAGCGGAAGGCGGCGCGCCCACGGATTTCTGA
- a CDS encoding DUF983 domain-containing protein: MTDQTIETTSEDERETWPALVKGFRCKCPNCGEGKLLHSYLKVNDSCSNCGQELFHHRADDGPAYLTILLVGHLLAPALHVSYVHWRPDPWTMAIGFSIACVALSLFLLPRLKGAVVAYQWARRMHGFEKSA; the protein is encoded by the coding sequence ATGACGGATCAGACGATCGAGACGACCTCTGAAGATGAGCGTGAGACATGGCCCGCCCTGGTCAAGGGTTTTCGCTGCAAATGCCCCAACTGCGGGGAAGGCAAACTGTTGCACAGCTATCTCAAGGTCAATGACTCCTGCTCGAACTGCGGGCAGGAACTGTTTCATCATCGCGCTGATGACGGGCCTGCCTACCTGACAATCCTGCTGGTCGGCCATCTGCTGGCGCCGGCTCTGCACGTGTCGTACGTGCATTGGCGGCCCGATCCGTGGACAATGGCCATTGGCTTCTCCATCGCCTGCGTTGCCCTGTCCCTGTTCCTGTTGCCGCGCCTGAAAGGTGCCGTGGTGGCGTATCAATGGGCGCGTCGCATGCATGGCTTTGAAAAATCCGCGTGA
- a CDS encoding NUDIX hydrolase, with translation MTPDKTAIRDAATVIVLRDRWTNPSILMGQRGSKAAFMPNKFVFPGGAVDPADADVPLATELPDLCFERLGEQAEPGIQRALAAAAIRELWEETGLVLGQPGTWPGHVPDDWQSFAALGYLPTAAALQFVFRAVTPPGRPRRFDARFFLVDAETLQGDVDDFSHASDELSHLQWVQLDRARDLDLPFITEVVLAEIAARVTSPEPPSSVPFYKNNEEANLFLRLRGYPMPTHD, from the coding sequence ATGACACCCGACAAAACCGCCATCCGGGACGCAGCGACGGTTATCGTGCTGCGGGACAGATGGACAAACCCCTCGATCCTTATGGGGCAACGCGGGTCCAAGGCGGCGTTCATGCCGAACAAGTTCGTCTTTCCCGGTGGCGCGGTTGATCCGGCTGACGCGGATGTTCCATTGGCAACGGAATTGCCGGATCTGTGCTTTGAACGTTTGGGCGAACAGGCCGAGCCGGGGATTCAACGCGCCCTCGCCGCTGCCGCCATACGTGAACTTTGGGAAGAAACCGGTCTTGTTCTTGGCCAGCCGGGCACATGGCCCGGTCATGTTCCTGACGATTGGCAAAGCTTTGCCGCATTGGGTTACCTGCCAACTGCGGCTGCGCTTCAGTTCGTCTTCCGCGCCGTAACTCCTCCGGGCCGTCCCCGCCGGTTCGATGCGCGGTTCTTTCTGGTCGACGCCGAAACCCTGCAAGGTGATGTGGATGATTTCAGTCACGCCTCGGATGAACTGTCGCACCTGCAATGGGTGCAACTGGATCGGGCACGGGATCTGGATCTGCCGTTTATCACCGAGGTCGTTCTGGCGGAAATAGCAGCCCGGGTTACGTCCCCCGAGCCGCCATCGTCGGTTCCATTCTACAAAAACAACGAAGAAGCCAACCTGTTCCTGCGTCTCAGGGGCTATCCGATGCCAACCCACGACTGA
- a CDS encoding DUF3572 domain-containing protein encodes MPISSDSAETLALTALAWLVGNDELLPVFLGSTGASIEDVRDRAGDPEFLASVLDFLVLDDSWVMAFCDANSLAYDLPAQARAVLSGGAEVHWT; translated from the coding sequence ATGCCGATATCCTCTGATTCCGCCGAAACTCTTGCACTGACGGCCCTGGCCTGGCTGGTCGGCAATGACGAGCTTTTGCCTGTTTTTCTGGGTTCCACGGGGGCATCGATCGAGGATGTGCGCGATCGGGCAGGCGATCCCGAGTTTCTGGCGTCGGTTCTTGATTTTCTGGTGCTTGACGATTCGTGGGTCATGGCGTTTTGTGACGCCAATTCACTCGCCTATGATCTTCCCGCCCAGGCAAGGGCGGTATTGTCCGGCGGCGCTGAGGTACACTGGACATAA
- a CDS encoding diguanylate cyclase: MSVQGTILVLDGVSTNRIMLKVQLTAAWYHVVQGEKLEGLPALVRRTQPDLVLTAQTLPDGTAADVKKAIVKEPGLDDVPVVAIAAQNDRDARLRALKDGLDDVLTHPFKDTLLLARIRSLLRARAVTQDLQVSNGSQPIGFAEPAPTIIRPSKAARVDILTHTARTGALWQKALNDQRQFDLNWHLQSNLRGVLSGSVPDAIVVELGSNPAGLNILADLRSRGVTRHTVLIGVLKDEDAGQASEALDRGADAVCLGGFCAQEILLRLENQIARKARLDQMRVSLKRGIAESWIDPLTGLHNRRYAMRALDQIARQSARTGRSFAIMLADLDHFKAINDGHGHASGDYVLTQAAERMQNALGSRGFVARIGGEEFMIGVPDVSPKQALNLAEIVCDSICQSPFLLPDHGAQVDVTVSIGLKLSQAGFTRQDCAAESVANLIKSADKALYAAKKAGRNQVSIRQSAA, encoded by the coding sequence ATGTCTGTGCAGGGAACCATCCTTGTCCTCGACGGGGTATCGACCAATCGCATCATGCTGAAGGTACAGCTGACGGCGGCCTGGTATCACGTGGTGCAGGGTGAAAAGCTTGAAGGTTTGCCCGCACTGGTGCGGCGTACGCAACCGGATCTGGTTCTGACGGCCCAGACGTTGCCGGATGGAACCGCTGCGGATGTGAAGAAGGCGATCGTGAAGGAACCCGGCCTTGACGACGTTCCGGTCGTGGCGATTGCCGCGCAAAATGACCGGGACGCTCGGCTGCGGGCGTTGAAGGACGGGCTGGATGATGTGTTGACGCACCCGTTCAAAGACACCTTATTGTTGGCGCGCATTCGCAGCCTTTTGCGTGCCCGTGCGGTCACTCAGGATTTGCAGGTCAGCAACGGATCGCAACCGATCGGCTTCGCAGAGCCGGCCCCGACGATCATCAGACCCTCCAAAGCGGCGCGGGTTGACATTCTGACCCACACGGCCCGAACCGGCGCCCTTTGGCAAAAGGCCCTGAATGATCAACGTCAATTTGATCTGAACTGGCATCTTCAGTCAAACCTGCGTGGTGTATTGTCCGGGTCTGTTCCTGATGCGATCGTGGTTGAGCTGGGGTCGAACCCGGCCGGCCTGAATATCCTTGCCGACCTGAGATCACGCGGCGTGACCCGGCACACAGTTTTGATCGGGGTGCTGAAAGACGAAGACGCCGGACAAGCTTCGGAAGCTCTGGACCGAGGGGCCGATGCCGTCTGTCTCGGCGGGTTCTGCGCGCAGGAGATCCTGCTGCGGCTTGAAAACCAGATTGCCCGCAAGGCGCGGCTGGATCAGATGCGGGTCTCTCTCAAAAGGGGTATCGCGGAATCCTGGATCGACCCGTTGACCGGGCTGCACAATCGCCGCTACGCCATGCGCGCGCTGGATCAGATCGCGCGCCAATCCGCCAGAACGGGGCGCAGTTTTGCCATCATGCTGGCCGATCTGGATCACTTCAAGGCAATCAATGATGGCCATGGCCATGCAAGCGGCGATTACGTTTTGACGCAAGCGGCGGAACGAATGCAAAATGCCTTGGGATCCCGTGGCTTTGTCGCTCGCATCGGGGGTGAAGAGTTCATGATCGGGGTACCGGATGTGTCGCCCAAACAGGCGTTGAACCTGGCCGAAATCGTTTGTGACAGCATCTGCCAGTCCCCGTTCCTGTTACCGGACCATGGGGCACAGGTTGATGTGACGGTCAGTATCGGGTTGAAGTTGTCTCAGGCCGGTTTTACCCGGCAAGACTGTGCGGCCGAAAGCGTGGCAAACCTGATCAAGTCCGCGGATAAAGCGCTTTATGCTGCGAAGAAAGCAGGGCGCAATCAGGTGAGTATCAGGCAAAGTGCCGCCTGA
- a CDS encoding EF-hand domain-containing protein encodes MKNVTFISAIVMSAVAITGTSVLAAGPGGREPVSFQELDANGDGQVTQQEMEAHRTARFTEADTNGDGQLSQEEMQAAAQKKASDRVARMFENNDANKDGFLSQDELPKPRRAAKMFDRMDADNSGGISEQEFADAKDRMGRHQKKKHHKSNASDN; translated from the coding sequence ATGAAAAACGTTACATTCATCTCGGCCATTGTCATGTCGGCGGTTGCGATTACCGGTACTTCTGTTCTGGCCGCTGGTCCGGGTGGCCGCGAGCCGGTGTCCTTTCAGGAACTGGACGCCAATGGCGATGGTCAGGTGACGCAACAGGAGATGGAGGCGCACCGCACCGCGCGTTTCACCGAGGCAGACACAAATGGGGATGGACAGCTGAGCCAGGAAGAAATGCAGGCCGCTGCCCAAAAGAAAGCAAGCGATCGGGTTGCCAGGATGTTCGAAAACAACGACGCGAACAAAGATGGCTTCCTCAGCCAGGATGAGTTGCCGAAACCGCGCCGGGCTGCCAAGATGTTTGATCGGATGGATGCGGACAACAGTGGCGGAATCTCGGAACAGGAATTTGCCGATGCCAAGGACCGGATGGGACGGCACCAAAAGAAAAAGCATCACAAGTCGAACGCAAGCGATAACTGA
- a CDS encoding periplasmic heavy metal sensor — MNADPKPKRRWVPVVLVLSLALNLLVVGVAVGTVLRLKGGDHAKSPPGFGPALYRALPKDDRKAMRGELTGLHKKGSKGRAQDFEALSQALRATPFDPVAVQVLLQQQAQATADLQQALQTQWLARVTAMSDDERQAYADRLQEVVKRGPHGHKKKD; from the coding sequence ATGAACGCTGATCCCAAGCCCAAACGCAGGTGGGTTCCTGTCGTCCTGGTCCTGTCACTGGCGCTGAACCTGCTGGTTGTCGGTGTCGCTGTTGGAACGGTATTGCGCCTCAAAGGTGGGGATCATGCCAAATCACCGCCCGGCTTCGGCCCCGCGTTGTACCGGGCCCTTCCCAAGGATGATCGAAAGGCTATGCGGGGCGAGCTGACGGGCCTGCACAAAAAAGGGTCCAAGGGTCGCGCTCAGGATTTTGAAGCGCTCAGTCAGGCTTTGCGCGCAACGCCCTTCGACCCGGTCGCCGTTCAGGTTCTGTTGCAACAACAAGCACAGGCCACTGCCGATTTGCAGCAGGCTTTGCAAACGCAATGGCTGGCACGTGTGACCGCCATGAGCGATGATGAACGGCAGGCCTATGCAGACCGATTGCAGGAGGTCGTCAAACGCGGGCCGCATGGGCACAAGAAAAAAGACTGA
- a CDS encoding RNA polymerase sigma factor produces MEDLTSHPQDARGTDCAASTLSDDALLRQFADGEAGAARILTDRLGPRCYSVALRMLGNRAEAEDVTQDAMMRLWQMAPNWVSGQAKVSTWLYRVTLNLCVDIRRKKTPDRLSDVPEPEDGKASVVDRMQDEARKDALQSALAELPERQRQAVVLRHIEELPNPEIAGIMGISVEAVESLTARGKRSLTAILAGRREELGYENGG; encoded by the coding sequence ATGGAGGACCTGACCTCCCACCCACAAGACGCTCGCGGTACGGATTGCGCCGCGAGCACTCTCAGCGACGATGCGTTGCTGAGGCAATTCGCCGACGGCGAGGCGGGGGCCGCGCGCATCCTGACCGATCGTTTGGGGCCACGCTGTTACTCGGTTGCACTGCGCATGTTGGGTAATCGGGCCGAGGCGGAAGACGTGACGCAGGATGCGATGATGCGGTTGTGGCAGATGGCGCCGAATTGGGTGTCGGGTCAGGCCAAGGTTTCGACCTGGCTGTACCGGGTGACGTTGAACCTGTGCGTGGACATAAGGCGCAAGAAGACACCCGACAGGTTGTCGGACGTTCCCGAACCTGAAGACGGCAAGGCCAGCGTGGTTGACCGTATGCAGGATGAGGCGCGCAAGGATGCCTTGCAGTCGGCTCTGGCCGAGCTGCCCGAGCGGCAGCGACAAGCGGTCGTGCTGCGCCATATTGAAGAGCTGCCCAACCCCGAAATTGCCGGGATCATGGGCATTTCGGTAGAAGCAGTTGAAAGCCTGACCGCAAGAGGCAAGCGCAGCCTGACCGCGATTTTGGCCGGACGACGTGAAGAACTGGGGTATGAAAATGGCGGATGA